A genomic region of Jeotgalibaca ciconiae contains the following coding sequences:
- a CDS encoding nuclease-related domain-containing protein, producing MFIKNRTRPVTLRVMESLFYRMDLSKEGKKYYYNQISGHEGECELDSHTIKFSKRYPVLNDLNLEHRKNEFQIDALIIKDNTLHLYEVKNFKGDFYYENGKLRSHANSHVANPTGQSDRAESLLYNLVRELGYQYDVKENIVFIHPNFFMYNAPSDKNYLFLSQIESHLNQAFPYEEMDSHRDFIRDLLALNNPDYRAKQIPEYDYSDLRKGIYCPECFSFNHTHSRQNRICLDCGNKEAVVQAIYRSTEEFKLLFPDKMIKTSQIYDWCNQVYSHQRVYKALKTRYKKNGNTKSACYE from the coding sequence ATGTTTATAAAGAACAGAACAAGGCCGGTGACGCTTCGAGTTATGGAGTCACTATTTTATCGGATGGATTTGTCAAAAGAAGGGAAAAAATATTACTACAATCAAATAAGTGGGCATGAGGGAGAATGCGAACTAGACTCTCATACAATAAAGTTTTCAAAACGCTATCCCGTTCTCAATGATTTGAATTTGGAACATAGAAAAAATGAATTTCAAATTGATGCGTTAATCATTAAAGATAACACGTTACATTTATACGAAGTGAAGAATTTCAAAGGGGATTTTTATTACGAAAATGGCAAACTGCGTTCTCATGCCAATTCTCATGTTGCAAATCCAACCGGGCAATCGGACCGTGCAGAATCTTTGTTATATAATCTCGTTCGTGAGTTGGGTTATCAGTATGACGTGAAGGAGAATATTGTATTTATTCACCCAAACTTTTTTATGTATAACGCGCCTTCTGATAAGAATTATTTGTTTTTATCTCAAATTGAGTCCCATCTTAACCAGGCATTTCCCTATGAAGAGATGGATTCTCATAGGGACTTCATTCGAGACCTTCTAGCGTTGAACAATCCGGATTATCGGGCCAAACAAATTCCGGAATATGACTATTCTGATTTGAGAAAAGGAATTTACTGCCCGGAGTGTTTTTCCTTTAACCATACACATAGCCGGCAAAATCGTATTTGTCTAGATTGTGGGAATAAGGAAGCAGTTGTTCAGGCAATTTATCGTAGTACGGAAGAGTTTAAACTTCTCTTTCCAGATAAAATGATTAAAACAAGCCAAATTTATGATTGGTGCAACCAAGTTTATTCACATCAAAGAGTATACAAAGCATTGAAAACAAGATATAAGAAAAATGGCAACACGAAAAGTGCTTGTTATGAGTAA
- the treP gene encoding PTS system trehalose-specific EIIBC component: MADFKQDAKDLLKHIGGSDNISAVSHCATRMRFVLNDPDKADVKKIEDIPSVKGTFTQAGQFQVIVGNEVPTFYNEFTKISGKEGVSKDEAKSAAKQNQNWIQRAMSVLAEIFSPLIPAIVVGGLILGFRNILEGIQFESLGQLMVDGAPAFTNAGEPIYNAIVNVSQFWSGVNSFLWLIGEAIFHFLPVGITWSVTKKMGTTQILGIVLGITLVSPQLLNAYGVADAAAAGEIPFWDFGFFQIDMIGYQAQVLPAMLAGFTLAYLEIWLRKWIPQAISMIFVPLFALLPTVIIAHTILGPIGWTVGQWISNVVYAGITGSFSWLFGLVFGALYSPLVITGLHHMSNAIDLQLTSDFGGTQLWPMIALSNIAQGSAVLAIIFMHRGNKKEEQVSIPAMISCYLGVTEPAMFGINIKYIYPFVAAMIGSGIAGFVSVLSGVTAASIGVGGLPGFLSIQFEHWPMFFVSMAIAIVVPFVLTMFFEKRQILVPKGVVEDAPVIETGQK; the protein is encoded by the coding sequence ATGGCAGACTTTAAGCAAGATGCCAAAGACTTGCTGAAACATATTGGTGGATCCGATAATATTTCAGCGGTTAGTCACTGTGCCACTCGTATGCGTTTTGTGTTGAATGATCCTGATAAGGCAGATGTGAAGAAGATTGAAGATATCCCTTCCGTTAAAGGAACATTTACACAAGCTGGTCAGTTTCAAGTAATTGTTGGTAACGAAGTTCCTACGTTTTATAACGAATTCACGAAGATTTCTGGAAAAGAAGGCGTATCGAAAGACGAAGCAAAATCAGCTGCGAAACAGAATCAAAACTGGATTCAGCGAGCTATGTCAGTATTGGCAGAAATTTTTAGTCCACTAATTCCGGCAATTGTTGTTGGGGGTCTTATTCTCGGTTTCCGTAATATATTAGAAGGAATTCAATTCGAATCACTTGGTCAACTGATGGTGGATGGTGCTCCAGCCTTTACGAATGCTGGTGAGCCAATCTATAATGCGATTGTCAATGTCAGTCAATTCTGGTCAGGGGTTAATAGTTTTCTTTGGTTAATCGGTGAAGCCATTTTCCACTTCTTACCAGTTGGTATTACATGGAGTGTCACGAAGAAAATGGGTACCACTCAAATTCTTGGTATTGTATTAGGGATTACGTTAGTATCTCCGCAATTATTAAATGCATATGGTGTAGCAGACGCAGCAGCAGCTGGGGAAATTCCATTTTGGGATTTTGGTTTCTTCCAAATTGACATGATCGGCTATCAAGCACAAGTACTTCCAGCTATGTTGGCAGGTTTTACCTTAGCCTATCTTGAAATTTGGCTACGGAAATGGATTCCACAAGCAATTTCGATGATTTTTGTTCCTTTATTTGCTTTACTTCCAACAGTTATTATTGCCCATACCATTTTAGGACCGATTGGTTGGACAGTCGGACAGTGGATTTCTAATGTGGTTTACGCAGGAATTACTGGAAGCTTCAGTTGGTTGTTTGGTTTAGTCTTCGGGGCGCTGTACTCACCACTTGTTATTACAGGACTGCATCATATGTCCAATGCGATCGATTTACAATTAACATCGGACTTTGGTGGAACACAGCTATGGCCGATGATTGCTTTGTCAAATATCGCTCAAGGATCTGCAGTTCTGGCAATTATCTTCATGCATAGAGGAAATAAGAAGGAAGAACAAGTTTCGATTCCAGCGATGATTTCTTGTTACTTAGGGGTAACAGAACCAGCGATGTTTGGTATTAACATCAAGTATATCTATCCATTTGTCGCTGCTATGATTGGGTCAGGTATCGCAGGCTTTGTTTCGGTACTTTCCGGGGTAACGGCAGCCTCTATCGGCGTAGGTGGTCTCCCTGGGTTCCTATCCATCCAATTTGAGCATTGGCCAATGTTCTTTGTAAGCATGGCGATTGCGATCGTTGTTCCTTTTGTACTCACCATGTTCTTTGAGAAAAGACAAATTTTAGTACCAAAAGGTGTTGTAGAAGACGCACCGGTTATTGAAACAGGTCAAAAATAA
- the treC gene encoding alpha,alpha-phosphotrehalase gives MEHFKEKVIYQLYPKSFKDSDGNGIGDIRGIIEKLPYLEKLGIDMIWMNPIFPSPQKDNGYDVTDYTAIDPLFGTMEELEELIKKAKERKIELMFDMVFNHTSITHQWFQRALAGEKEFEDYYIIREPKEDGSLPTNWQSKFGGDAWAPFGKTGKYYLCLYDKTQADLNWRNLEVREELYQVVRFWLEKGIRGFRFDVLNVIGKAEQLVDSAGDNEKSLYTDTSIVHDYVQELNRESFGQYEDIVTVGEMSSTTVENGILYSDPARNELSMIFSFHHLKVDYDQGEKWTDVPFDFIELKRILDEWQVGMSDGNGWNALFWNNHDQPRSNSRFGDPDNYPFETASMLAQTIHLLRGTPYIYQGEEIGMTNPDYSDINEYVDVETHNAYEALRLAGETHETAIQIIKQKSRDNSRTPMQWDNSLNAGFTTGTPWLKVADNYSHLNVEEELTNGKIFPYYQKLIQLRKELPIIADGSYQGILLDDPEVYAYIREKDGKKLLVLNHFYGTDYTVQIPEEWVAEDAKVVIGNYSDAKLTAEIKLRPYETVAFLIK, from the coding sequence ATGGAGCATTTTAAAGAAAAAGTCATTTACCAGCTCTATCCAAAATCATTCAAGGATTCTGATGGGAATGGTATCGGAGATATTCGAGGGATTATTGAAAAGCTGCCGTATTTAGAAAAATTAGGAATCGATATGATTTGGATGAACCCTATTTTCCCATCGCCACAAAAGGATAACGGCTATGACGTGACGGATTATACAGCCATTGATCCATTATTTGGAACGATGGAAGAGTTAGAAGAGTTAATCAAAAAAGCAAAAGAGAGAAAGATTGAGCTCATGTTTGATATGGTATTTAACCATACATCGATTACCCACCAGTGGTTCCAAAGAGCGCTTGCAGGCGAAAAAGAGTTCGAAGATTATTATATTATCCGAGAGCCAAAAGAAGATGGCAGTCTGCCGACCAATTGGCAGTCAAAATTCGGAGGAGATGCGTGGGCTCCATTCGGCAAAACTGGAAAGTACTACTTATGTTTATATGATAAGACGCAAGCTGATCTAAACTGGCGCAACCTCGAAGTACGAGAAGAGTTGTACCAAGTCGTTCGCTTCTGGCTGGAAAAAGGGATTCGCGGCTTCCGCTTTGATGTATTAAATGTAATCGGGAAAGCAGAACAATTGGTAGATAGTGCAGGGGACAATGAAAAGAGTCTCTATACAGATACGTCAATCGTGCATGATTACGTACAAGAACTGAATCGTGAGAGCTTTGGACAATACGAAGATATCGTAACAGTTGGTGAAATGTCTTCGACTACGGTTGAAAATGGCATCTTGTATTCTGACCCAGCCCGCAACGAGCTGTCGATGATTTTTAGTTTCCATCATTTAAAGGTTGATTATGATCAAGGGGAAAAATGGACAGATGTGCCGTTTGATTTCATTGAATTGAAGCGAATTTTGGATGAATGGCAAGTAGGAATGTCGGATGGGAATGGTTGGAACGCATTGTTTTGGAATAACCATGACCAACCTCGTTCGAACAGCCGCTTTGGGGATCCGGACAACTATCCCTTCGAGACTGCAAGTATGCTCGCTCAAACCATCCATTTGCTGCGGGGAACTCCTTATATTTATCAAGGAGAAGAAATTGGGATGACCAATCCAGACTATAGTGATATCAACGAATACGTCGATGTAGAAACACATAATGCTTATGAAGCCCTGCGTCTAGCCGGCGAAACGCACGAGACTGCTATTCAAATTATCAAACAAAAATCTCGGGACAACAGCCGTACACCGATGCAATGGGATAATAGCTTGAATGCTGGTTTTACAACGGGGACTCCGTGGCTAAAAGTAGCCGATAATTATTCCCATTTAAATGTAGAAGAAGAATTAACAAACGGGAAAATATTCCCTTACTACCAAAAACTCATTCAACTACGAAAAGAGTTACCGATTATTGCAGATGGGTCGTATCAAGGAATTCTTTTGGATGATCCAGAGGTTTATGCCTATATCCGCGAAAAAGACGGAAAGAAATTGCTTGTATTAAACCATTTTTATGGGACAGATTACACTGTACAGATTCCAGAAGAATGGGTGGCAGAAGATGCGAAAGTGGTTATTGGTAACTATTCGGATGCAAAATTAACGGCTGAGATAAAGCTTCGACCGTATGAGACAGTGGCATTTTTGATTAAATAA
- a CDS encoding lipoprotein, with translation MKKVILLLTTILFLTGCSGGKTLDVFSFDARTKDIALENVVLISNGESIYVQPTYQLFWIKPLGSKELTPIKSAGFELYNEDKEIFYSQTISESHYDFLDTRQYPLEGDLAGTVFDYNGIEDGKKIYVRFSYEKDQIPVEEEIEVVLQRQ, from the coding sequence TTGAAGAAAGTGATTCTATTATTGACAACAATTTTATTTTTAACAGGTTGTTCTGGAGGAAAAACACTAGATGTTTTCTCTTTTGATGCTCGAACCAAAGATATTGCATTGGAAAATGTCGTGCTTATCTCGAATGGAGAATCGATTTATGTCCAGCCTACCTACCAACTATTTTGGATTAAACCGCTAGGCAGCAAAGAGCTAACGCCCATTAAATCTGCTGGTTTTGAACTTTATAACGAAGATAAAGAAATTTTCTATTCCCAAACAATAAGCGAAAGCCACTATGATTTTCTCGATACTAGGCAATATCCGCTGGAAGGCGATTTAGCCGGCACAGTGTTTGATTACAACGGAATCGAAGATGGAAAGAAAATATATGTGCGCTTTTCATACGAAAAAGATCAAATACCAGTCGAAGAGGAAATTGAAGTTGTTTTACAAAGGCAGTAG
- a CDS encoding helix-turn-helix domain-containing protein — MEIKDRLKEARKKKEFSQAYVADQLNISRQSVSKWETGANTPDHANLVLLCQLFDVTSDYILYGKESIEESQQEAVYERNIELLQNGSEEHAENFMGLETSVQKALKIEKRSMKEEVMLGIILALINVIFWFLSPLGLIVAPITIVKSKTTTRLFKIIIIVVSIISIFISLFSLYGHLSAIFHFGGTTSVEYMGP; from the coding sequence GTGGAAATTAAAGATAGATTGAAGGAAGCGAGAAAAAAGAAAGAATTTTCTCAGGCATATGTTGCTGACCAATTGAATATATCAAGACAATCAGTATCAAAATGGGAAACTGGAGCAAATACGCCAGATCATGCTAACTTGGTATTGTTATGTCAGTTATTTGATGTGACCTCAGATTATATTCTATATGGTAAGGAATCAATAGAAGAAAGCCAACAAGAAGCGGTTTATGAAAGAAATATTGAACTTCTGCAGAACGGATCTGAAGAACATGCTGAAAATTTCATGGGATTAGAAACTTCAGTCCAGAAAGCATTAAAAATAGAAAAAAGAAGTATGAAAGAAGAGGTCATGTTAGGTATCATTCTCGCTTTAATTAATGTCATCTTTTGGTTTTTGTCACCATTAGGTCTTATCGTTGCTCCGATAACGATAGTAAAAAGCAAAACAACAACAAGGTTATTTAAAATAATCATTATTGTTGTTTCAATTATTAGTATCTTTATTAGTTTATTTAGTTTGTATGGGCACTTGTCTGCTATTTTCCATTTTGGGGGTACTACAAGTGTAGAATATATGGGCCCTTAG
- a CDS encoding DUF5626 family protein gives MEKKKTIFLIFSLTILLWFIPVNFASASETNNNAAYYDLEVGGTQSFTLIDENHEEVIITVEEILPTSNVSLFAVSNGSYRISGTKSGIWEANYYITVSNNNITRAYSPSATVLSGSFTSTSLKVDNTKQATYYLDWKLGMFTSKHYLRSNISSGSLIISY, from the coding sequence ATGGAAAAAAAGAAAACTATCTTTTTAATCTTTAGCCTTACTATTTTATTATGGTTTATCCCTGTTAATTTTGCATCTGCTTCAGAAACAAATAACAATGCTGCTTATTATGATTTAGAAGTTGGTGGAACCCAAAGCTTCACCTTGATTGATGAAAATCATGAAGAAGTCATCATTACAGTTGAAGAGATTCTGCCCACATCTAACGTTTCATTATTTGCGGTCTCCAATGGTAGTTACCGAATATCAGGAACAAAATCTGGAATCTGGGAAGCCAATTACTATATAACTGTCTCGAATAATAACATTACCAGAGCTTACTCTCCTAGCGCAACCGTTCTTTCTGGTAGTTTTACAAGTACGAGTCTAAAAGTTGATAATACTAAGCAAGCGACGTATTATTTAGATTGGAAACTAGGAATGTTTACGTCAAAACATTATTTACGATCGAATATTTCTAGTGGCTCTTTAATAATCAGCTACTAA
- the mazE gene encoding type II toxin-antitoxin system PemI/MazE family antitoxin: MITSKTRMQGSSVVITLPPSNGEKPTPNTEYIVEYSNDGTIILVPKMDDTFNVEEIGVFYETDE, encoded by the coding sequence ATGATTACCTCAAAAACAAGAATGCAAGGAAGTTCCGTTGTTATCACATTACCTCCTAGTAATGGAGAAAAACCTACTCCCAATACAGAATACATTGTAGAATATTCAAATGATGGCACTATTATATTAGTTCCAAAAATGGACGATACTTTTAACGTGGAAGAAATAGGGGTTTTTTACGAAACAGATGAATAG
- a CDS encoding RNA polymerase sigma factor, giving the protein MHTNHTNNPDDKSMLTEKSVNRRRELTEHDWQKAMRLLGLLRLKVEYKRKDLLEDSKKIHKTEVTFLDEMGGSLKEQEVDYQTFTADWEFLLEDEHLISALYNMTDRQQEIVWKMFVEGKSQEEVAEDLSLSPASISQTKKRAYKYLRGVLKNEEE; this is encoded by the coding sequence GTGCACACGAATCATACAAACAACCCTGACGATAAATCTATGCTTACAGAAAAGTCTGTCAACAGAAGGAGGGAATTGACGGAACATGATTGGCAGAAAGCTATGCGATTGCTAGGTTTACTTCGGCTAAAAGTAGAATATAAGCGGAAGGATCTTTTAGAAGATTCAAAAAAAATCCATAAAACAGAAGTTACCTTTCTTGATGAAATGGGAGGATCTCTTAAAGAGCAAGAGGTGGATTATCAAACATTTACTGCTGATTGGGAATTCTTATTGGAAGACGAGCATTTAATCAGCGCTCTATATAATATGACCGACCGTCAACAGGAAATCGTATGGAAGATGTTTGTGGAAGGAAAGTCTCAAGAAGAAGTAGCTGAAGATTTATCATTATCACCTGCTTCTATTTCTCAAACGAAAAAGAGAGCCTACAAATATCTCAGAGGAGTTTTGAAAAACGAGGAGGAATAA
- a CDS encoding glycoside hydrolase family protein: MVNENMKISQRGIDFIKGFEGLRLEAYTDGAGVWTIGYGHTQGVYPGMVITEEEALTYLEEDIDSHTEGIFNFITVPLNQSQFDALASFHFNLGVYILEGSELLELINNENWTAAAEEMKTYNKVNGEVDPGIVRRREEEVEMFLSELESPSDPPTIRKRKKLAPIVLGYNSFGRVNQKNGITIHQTGNPAPGAHAQMHAKLQIDKVENMDKEDDYDKDVSSWHWQVDDYEAVQSFEHDVSCFHALDGTGDGNMHTIAIEGCINSDGNYTEAVENMAKLTALIMEQESLTISDVYQHNYWARDNKDCPAQIRAGQEGIKWERFLEMVQEFSGVEGELPDNGSSDPEPGTDTGIESKYTESGIFTPNDTILVRDMPSINGNHVATYSSGESVTYHTVHIGNGYVWLQYLRENGQQGYIPCREYNNGTFGELWGTIDDISSDSPTQTGIIRKYVESGIFTPDDTILVRDIPSTTGNHIATYLSGESVLYHTVQIGNGYVWLQYLRGNGQQGYIPCREYDGNFGVLWGTISDAPSGKPVHTGIIKQYAESGVFTPNDTIFVRDIPSTSGNHIATYVSGESLTYHTIHMGNGYVWLQYSRGNGQQGYIPCREVNEELGELWGTISDREAGNSEIPGIIRQYTEYGVFTPNDTILVRDIPNASGNHVATYLSGESLIYHTVHIGNGYVWLEYLGESGQKRYIPCRTYDGSFGELWGTINE, encoded by the coding sequence ATGGTAAACGAGAATATGAAAATTTCTCAAAGAGGAATAGATTTCATTAAAGGATTTGAAGGACTAAGACTTGAAGCATATACAGATGGTGCAGGAGTATGGACAATTGGTTATGGACATACTCAAGGAGTCTATCCAGGGATGGTTATTACAGAGGAAGAAGCGCTAACTTATCTTGAAGAAGATATCGATAGTCATACAGAGGGGATTTTTAATTTTATTACAGTGCCACTAAATCAAAGTCAGTTTGATGCTTTGGCAAGTTTTCATTTCAATTTAGGAGTGTATATACTAGAAGGCTCTGAACTTTTAGAACTAATTAACAACGAAAATTGGACAGCAGCTGCAGAGGAAATGAAAACTTACAATAAAGTCAATGGAGAAGTGGATCCTGGTATTGTCAGACGTCGCGAAGAGGAAGTGGAGATGTTTTTATCTGAATTAGAATCTCCCTCAGATCCCCCTACCATTCGTAAAAGAAAGAAATTAGCTCCTATTGTACTAGGCTATAACAGTTTTGGACGTGTTAATCAGAAAAACGGAATCACTATTCATCAAACAGGTAACCCAGCTCCTGGTGCTCATGCCCAAATGCATGCTAAATTGCAAATTGATAAAGTGGAAAATATGGATAAAGAAGATGACTATGATAAAGATGTAAGCTCATGGCATTGGCAAGTTGACGATTATGAAGCTGTTCAGTCTTTCGAACACGATGTATCCTGTTTTCATGCCTTGGATGGCACAGGTGATGGTAATATGCATACGATCGCTATTGAAGGGTGTATTAATTCGGATGGAAATTATACCGAAGCAGTTGAAAACATGGCTAAGTTGACGGCTCTCATAATGGAACAAGAAAGTTTAACCATTAGTGATGTTTACCAACACAACTATTGGGCTAGGGATAATAAAGATTGTCCAGCACAAATTAGGGCTGGACAAGAAGGGATAAAATGGGAGAGATTTCTTGAAATGGTTCAGGAATTTTCTGGAGTTGAAGGAGAGCTACCAGATAATGGTAGTTCAGATCCGGAACCCGGTACTGATACAGGTATTGAAAGTAAATATACTGAGTCAGGAATTTTTACTCCAAATGATACTATCTTAGTACGAGATATGCCGAGTATAAATGGGAACCATGTTGCCACTTACTCAAGTGGAGAATCGGTGACCTATCATACCGTCCATATTGGAAACGGCTATGTATGGCTTCAGTATCTGCGAGAGAATGGTCAACAAGGATACATCCCTTGTCGTGAATATAATAACGGTACATTTGGAGAATTATGGGGAACAATCGATGACATTTCTAGTGACAGTCCCACTCAAACAGGAATTATCAGAAAATATGTTGAATCAGGGATCTTTACGCCTGATGATACGATCTTAGTTCGAGATATCCCAAGTACTACGGGAAATCATATTGCGACATATCTAAGTGGAGAATCTGTACTTTATCACACTGTGCAGATTGGAAACGGGTATGTATGGCTTCAGTACTTGCGAGGGAATGGCCAACAAGGGTATATTCCCTGTCGCGAATACGATGGGAACTTCGGAGTACTGTGGGGAACGATCAGTGACGCTCCTAGTGGGAAACCAGTCCATACAGGAATTATCAAACAGTATGCTGAATCAGGTGTCTTTACACCAAACGATACAATTTTTGTTCGTGATATTCCAAGCACATCCGGGAATCACATTGCCACTTATGTAAGTGGAGAATCCTTGACTTACCATACTATTCATATGGGTAATGGCTATGTATGGCTACAATATTCACGTGGGAACGGTCAGCAAGGATATATTCCTTGCCGTGAAGTTAATGAAGAATTGGGAGAATTATGGGGTACAATCTCTGACAGGGAAGCGGGGAACTCTGAAATACCAGGAATCATTCGTCAATATACAGAATATGGAGTGTTTACTCCAAATGATACGATCTTAGTTCGAGATATTCCAAATGCAAGTGGGAATCACGTTGCCACTTACTTAAGCGGAGAATCGTTGATATATCACACAGTTCATATTGGCAATGGATATGTATGGCTTGAATATTTAGGAGAAAGTGGACAGAAACGATATATTCCTTGTCGAACTTATGACGGTAGTTTTGGGGAATTGTGGGGTACAATCAATGAGTAA